In Amia ocellicauda isolate fAmiCal2 chromosome 7, fAmiCal2.hap1, whole genome shotgun sequence, one genomic interval encodes:
- the npffl gene encoding pro-FMRFamide-related neuropeptide FF like: protein METGAWLTLMGLVLALAGVGSSIKEEGLESIENLQSEPEDNLTDRIAEALDGDKRMAHGDERLLSTVLRSLLHGPLRYNRSPSFLFQPQRFGRESRGGLGLEDRIQSRGWETIPPQFWSMAVPQRFGKKK from the exons ATGGAGACGGGAGCCTGGCTGACTCTGATGGGGCTGGTCCTGGCTCTGGCCGGAGTGGGCAGCTCGATCAAAGAGGAGGGCTTGGAGTCCATTGAAAACCTGCAAAGCGAACCAGAGGACAATCTGACGGACCGGATAGCAGAAGCATTG GATGGTGACAAACGGATGGCGCATGGGGACGAACGCTTACTCAGCACTGTGCTGCGCTCTCTCCTACACGGACCCCTGCGATACAACCGGAGCCCTTCCTTCCTTTTCCAGCCCCAGAG GTTTGGCCGGGAAAGCAGAGGAGGCCTGGGCTTGGAGGATAGGATACAGTCCCGGGGCTGGGAGACCATCCCACCCCAGTTCTGGAGCATGGCTGTACCACAGAGATTCGGGAAGAAGAAGTGA